One window of the Burkholderia ubonensis subsp. mesacidophila genome contains the following:
- a CDS encoding glycoside hydrolase family 3 C-terminal domain-containing protein yields MGATFWSAAALAVAFCGSACAGAADFGNASDSVDSFTSSAAHRRADALVRKMTLDEKLRFIHSQYEMSKVPGGGAGYIQGVPRLGIPDLNMVDSATGSGSTSQASTTFPATLAVAASWDRRLAYDYGAQVAIQLRAQGFGMGLGGGTNLAREPRGGRLFEYLGEDPLLAGELLAERTLATQRHKVIATIKHYAGNEQEHGRMGGNSQIDERTLRELYLLPFEIAAKRARPGSVMCSYNRLNGDYACENAHLLNDVLKNEWGFEGQVQSDWGATHSTAKAVNAGLDEEEDVGPSVYLTPAAVKQAIANGSVSTARLDDMVRRKLFVMIRTGVMDDPPKGGGAIDFAAAGRFAQGAAERSIVLLKNDGNQLPLAAAALARIAVIGGHADAAVLSGGGSGNTRNPVTGSFAGCGGLAFGASAGCSWWRNPWLKVDVPIVAAIRALAPAAQVTFAGNSDQQAPFRAYTQQEIDQAAALAARSDVAIVVVAQPAGEDFGDLQSLALANPSNQDALVDAVARANPHTVVVVQSGNPVLMPWKDRVAAIVEAWYPGEGGGSAIANVLFGKVNPSGRLPVTFPARDQDSPTWKAGGAFDNDPVYAERLNMGYRWYDANNIKPMFEFGYGLSYTHFSYSGLSVSRQRDGSLGVSFTVRNDGPVAGADVPQVYLGVPYKDEPPRRLVGWEKIDLNPGEARRVRITVPPRMQSVWDASRNGWRYVPGGTVFVGTSSRDIRLQGS; encoded by the coding sequence GCGCGGCCGATTTCGGCAACGCGTCCGACAGCGTCGACTCGTTCACGTCGAGCGCCGCGCACCGGCGCGCGGACGCGCTCGTGCGCAAAATGACGCTCGACGAGAAACTCCGCTTCATTCATTCGCAATACGAGATGTCGAAGGTGCCCGGCGGCGGCGCCGGCTACATCCAGGGCGTGCCGCGCCTCGGCATCCCCGACCTGAACATGGTCGATTCGGCGACGGGCTCGGGCAGCACGTCGCAGGCAAGCACGACGTTCCCGGCGACGCTCGCCGTCGCCGCGAGCTGGGATCGCCGCCTCGCCTACGACTACGGCGCGCAGGTTGCGATCCAATTGCGCGCGCAAGGATTCGGGATGGGCCTCGGCGGTGGCACCAACCTTGCGCGCGAGCCGCGCGGCGGCCGGCTGTTCGAGTATCTCGGCGAGGACCCGCTGCTCGCCGGCGAGCTGCTCGCCGAACGCACGCTCGCCACGCAGCGGCACAAGGTCATCGCGACCATCAAGCATTACGCCGGCAACGAGCAGGAACACGGCCGGATGGGCGGCAACAGTCAGATCGACGAGCGCACGCTGCGCGAGCTCTATCTGCTGCCGTTCGAGATCGCCGCGAAACGCGCGCGGCCCGGCAGCGTGATGTGCAGCTACAACCGGCTGAACGGCGACTATGCGTGCGAGAACGCGCATCTGTTGAACGACGTGCTGAAGAATGAGTGGGGCTTCGAAGGACAAGTGCAGTCCGACTGGGGCGCGACGCACAGCACCGCGAAGGCGGTCAACGCGGGGCTCGACGAAGAGGAAGACGTCGGCCCGAGCGTGTACCTCACGCCGGCGGCGGTCAAGCAGGCGATCGCGAATGGCTCGGTGTCGACGGCACGCCTCGACGACATGGTGCGGCGCAAGCTGTTCGTGATGATCCGCACCGGCGTGATGGACGATCCGCCCAAGGGCGGCGGCGCGATCGACTTCGCGGCCGCCGGCCGGTTCGCGCAGGGGGCCGCCGAGCGGTCGATCGTCCTGCTGAAGAACGACGGCAATCAGTTGCCGCTCGCCGCCGCCGCGCTCGCGCGGATCGCGGTGATCGGCGGCCATGCCGATGCGGCCGTGCTGTCGGGAGGCGGCTCCGGTAACACGCGCAACCCGGTCACGGGTTCGTTCGCGGGCTGCGGCGGCCTCGCGTTCGGCGCGTCGGCCGGCTGCAGCTGGTGGCGCAACCCATGGCTGAAGGTCGACGTGCCGATCGTCGCGGCGATTCGTGCGCTCGCGCCCGCCGCGCAGGTCACGTTCGCGGGCAACAGCGACCAGCAAGCGCCCTTCCGCGCCTACACGCAGCAGGAGATCGACCAGGCGGCCGCGCTCGCGGCCCGCTCCGACGTCGCGATCGTCGTGGTCGCGCAGCCGGCCGGCGAGGACTTCGGCGACCTGCAGAGCCTCGCCCTCGCGAATCCGTCGAACCAGGACGCGCTCGTCGACGCCGTCGCGCGCGCGAATCCGCATACGGTAGTCGTGGTCCAGAGCGGCAATCCGGTGCTGATGCCGTGGAAAGACCGCGTCGCCGCGATCGTCGAGGCGTGGTATCCGGGCGAAGGCGGCGGCAGCGCGATCGCGAACGTGCTGTTCGGCAAGGTCAACCCGTCCGGCAGGCTGCCCGTCACGTTCCCCGCACGCGACCAGGACTCGCCGACCTGGAAAGCGGGCGGCGCGTTCGACAACGATCCTGTTTACGCGGAACGGCTGAACATGGGCTATCGCTGGTACGACGCCAACAACATCAAGCCGATGTTCGAGTTCGGCTATGGCCTGTCGTACACGCACTTCTCGTACTCGGGGCTGTCCGTGTCGCGGCAGCGCGACGGCTCGCTCGGCGTGTCGTTCACCGTGCGCAACGACGGGCCCGTGGCCGGCGCGGACGTGCCGCAGGTCTATCTCGGCGTGCCGTACAAGGACGAGCCGCCGCGCCGCCTGGTCGGCTGGGAGAAGATCGACCTGAACCCGGGCGAAGCGCGGCGCGTGCGCATCACCGTCCCGCCGCGGATGCAGAGCGTGTGGGACGCGTCGCGCAACGGCTGGCGCTACGTGCCGGGCGGGACGGTGTTCGTCGGGACATCGTCGCGCGACATCCGACTGCAAGGGAGCTGA